The Desulfomonilaceae bacterium DNA window AAATCTGACTCGCCGGAGTCTCCTCGTTATGTTGGACTCGATCCGTCTCGAAGCGATTCGGCGGATGGAACGCTCAAGGGGGTTTATTCCCTCACTATTCCAAAGGAATGTGACAACAAACAGAAAGTCCTGGATTACGAAGCGGACTGGATAGCTCGCACGATTCGACGAGCCCTCGATGACTCCGACATTACAATTCCAAGGACCAAACAGGAGATTATGCAGGGCAAGACCGGTAGACTGGACCCTTCCGACTTCCTCATCATAAACAGGAACAAGGGCTTACTCAGCTTCTATGCCGGCAAGCTCGAAGAGTATGGCATCCCCACCCATGTCAGTGGGGGGAGCGCTCTCAATGAGGTCCGAGAATTGAAGATACTGCACTCATGTCTTGACGCTCTGGTGCGCCCGGATGATCCCGTGGCCTTGTTGGCGGTTCTTCGTGGGGAACTTTTTGGTATGAGTGACGTATCATTGTACGAGTTCAAGAAAGCCGGAGGGCGTTTTTCTTTTCATTCTGAAGTTCCAGAACGGCTGGATCCCGAGGTTGCAGGTCAGTTTAGCGACGCCTTCTCCCGTATGAAGTCTTACAGCTTATGGCTTTCCAGGATGCCTCCACTTGCGGCGTTCGATAGAATCGTTGCCGATCTGGGATTATTGGCGCTTTCCGCCATTAGACCTGGGGGAAGTGTCCAGGCTGGAAGTTTCTCCAAGGCAATAGAAATACTCAGGGGGTTTCAGCATGACACCTGGACCACTGCGCAGATAGTGGAACAACTTGGGCGCCTTTCCCAGGAAACTACGTCTCACGATGGGATATCGGCGAGTTCAAAAGAACGGCCCGCAGTACGAATTATGAATCTCCACAAAGTAAAGGGGCTCGAAGCCCCAGTGGTTTTTCTGGCGTGTCCCTACGGTGAATCAGATCATGACGTGGAACTTCACATCGACCGATCAGGGAATTTCGTTAGAGGTTATTTGGGGGTGTACGGGAAAAAATCGGGCCATAAGCGACCATTCCTAGCGCACCCGGCCAATTGGAGCGAGTTCACGGATAGAGAATCCAGATTTTTGAAGGCTGAGTCGTTGAGACTGCGGTACGTCGCGGCCACTCGTGCGGGAGCCGCTCTTATTATTACAAAAAGAGAATCCGGTAGGGGTGAGAGTCCATGGAAGCCGTTTCATCGCCATCTCTCTGCCGATCGTGAAATCCATGACTTTTCCCAAACTCAAAACCCTCCAAAAGAAATGATTGAAGTCACCATGGACGAGGTGGCCAAGGCACAAGAGGATATCGAATCCAGAATTACCCTGGCCTCTAAACCTACTTACGACGCCTGCCGAGCCAAGGAGTTCGCTCTTAGGCAAGGCCGTGTGACATCTGCTTCCTCTGAAAGTTTAAAAGAAGACAATGGGCTAGGGGCTGAGGCTGATGCAGATGATCTGATCGACGATGGTGAACACGGAGTAGAATGGGGAACACTTATTCACTCGTTGCTACAACTTGCCATGGAGAATCCGCAGGCTGATCTGAAACGAGCGTTTAAAGCAGCGCTCGATGATCACGATCCCCTGTCTAAGTATGCAGAGTTGGCGGAAACTACAGTGAAGAAAGTCATGGGCTCGGACCTTTGGATTAGGGCTCAACAGAGCGAAAGCAGATTGCTTGAAGTTCCATTTCAGGTGTTGAAAGAAAATGTAACAGAGACTGGGGACATGCTGCCGACGATCTTCAGAGGAACTATCGACCTCATATTTAAAGAAAGTACAGGGTGGATTCTTGTCGACTACAAAACAGACATGGTGATAGAGGAGACGGCTCAGAGGATTGTCGATAAGTATACCCCTCAGTTACAGATTTATTCTGAAGCATGGCAGGAGTGTACTGGTGAACCGGTCGTTGAAACCGGTCTTTACCTTGTCCGGCTCAACAAATATGTTCGAGTGCAGTGTTGAATTCTCTCAGCAACCGTCAATTCCTGACAACGGTCGCATAGCTTTTTCTGTGGAAATGGCTGAAACAATACGAAGAGCCAATTCATTTGCGAAGGGAAAACCA harbors:
- a CDS encoding UvrD-helicase domain-containing protein, coding for MPESKAANVTVLKDQAARQLIVEALDRNLLVEAAAGTGKTSSMVQRMVELLRSRTCKNIRTMAAVTFTRKAAAELKSRFRIKLEECVRSESGPVKDNLEKALQNMEQCFIGTIHSFCGHLLRERPVEAGVDPTFQELDEDADAILRKEAWLEYSSRLLAEDNEGFLPELEKFALRVQDLEETFVRFSNYPDVSDWPSPEGKPDFSLLDPVREQIFEYVAHMRSLASRLPQQWGNDNLIPKYRRAPRILSHYGSLEWPADVIAVLENFDADAKITLTSWTQDGLFTKDEAKTEQARWKEFRSNVVEPALKRWREWRYGPILRVMIRAQSVYDEMRHSRGQLNYTDLLMRAAQLLRENSHVRSYFRDRFTHLLVDEFQDTDPIQAEVILLLTTSNMDEKDWRKVVPRPGSLFVVGDPKQSIYRFRRADIVTYNEVKEAIRKGNTQNGRVIELSSNFRTVDGVISWVNHVFEPQDGSPSELSGTVVRFDKSDSPESPRYVGLDPSRSDSADGTLKGVYSLTIPKECDNKQKVLDYEADWIARTIRRALDDSDITIPRTKQEIMQGKTGRLDPSDFLIINRNKGLLSFYAGKLEEYGIPTHVSGGSALNEVRELKILHSCLDALVRPDDPVALLAVLRGELFGMSDVSLYEFKKAGGRFSFHSEVPERLDPEVAGQFSDAFSRMKSYSLWLSRMPPLAAFDRIVADLGLLALSAIRPGGSVQAGSFSKAIEILRGFQHDTWTTAQIVEQLGRLSQETTSHDGISASSKERPAVRIMNLHKVKGLEAPVVFLACPYGESDHDVELHIDRSGNFVRGYLGVYGKKSGHKRPFLAHPANWSEFTDRESRFLKAESLRLRYVAATRAGAALIITKRESGRGESPWKPFHRHLSADREIHDFSQTQNPPKEMIEVTMDEVAKAQEDIESRITLASKPTYDACRAKEFALRQGRVTSASSESLKEDNGLGAEADADDLIDDGEHGVEWGTLIHSLLQLAMENPQADLKRAFKAALDDHDPLSKYAELAETTVKKVMGSDLWIRAQQSESRLLEVPFQVLKENVTETGDMLPTIFRGTIDLIFKESTGWILVDYKTDMVIEETAQRIVDKYTPQLQIYSEAWQECTGEPVVETGLYLVRLNKYVRVQC